CAGAAGTCTCTAACTCGGCGATAATTGCTTCTGTCGATCTCAAATAAGGGGCGGTAAGCTGTGGCGATCGCTCTGTTTTCAAAGTTAAACTTTTATCCTCCCGATGGCTGCATCGTTCCTTCTAAGCGATCGAATTGTTTTTTAATCTTTTCTGGCGGCATCGTACCAACTCGTGACAACAACACTGCACCTAAACCAAACAGATCGAGCATTAAAATAATCGCTCCTCCTGCCAGAGGGATTAAACTAATTACGGCAAGAATTAGCATTCCCACAAAAAAAGTGAGGAATTTGCCAGTTGCTTTTCGAGAAAAAACTTTTTTGCCAGTCCAGAGTCCAGTAGCGATCGCTCCGAGTAAACCAGCAACAACAAAGGCTAAATTAGCAATGGGGATGAGCAAAAAGCCCAGGACGCTACCCGCAAATAGAGCCACAAATAAAGTAATAGCAACAATACTAGCTAAACCCCACATGCCACATTTAAATGGATGATGGTGCATGGTAGCGGTAATCGTTTCGAGGTGTCCTGGTAGCAGTAATAGTAAAAATGCGCCAAAAGCAAAGACAATTACCAAAGTAATTAATGAGAAGATGACATTGGTTAGGTAAATAGTTCCTAATAAGCCAAAGCGATTGAATAAGACTTTGGCGTTACTAAACATCACCACTTCACTACCGCCAACTATTGCCCCTGGCTCTTTAATAATTTCCCCACCAATGGCGATCGCGTCTCCATCTATACGAGCATTAGGTTTGAGAATTACGTCACCACCAATAGCCAGGGCATCGTTAGTAACATGCCCCCCATTGAGAATAGTAACCTTTCCCCCAATAGCTACAGCATCAGTCAGTACCTGTTGCTCTGGCACTGTAACATCAGTACCCATTTTAAAAATTTGAATCTCGTTTTCGTTTTGAGCCACAGCAACTCCAGTAACTAAAATGACTAAGAAAGCTGCTATAAAAGCTAAAATCAAAGTTTTTATTTTTTGCCAATTCATTTAATACTCTCTCGATCTAGTTGGTTATTAGTTGTTTTTGTCTAACTGACTTCTGACTTCGTTAAAATTTCATCTATAGCTCTTATGGAAGTAGGTCGCTCTTATCGGGCACAACCTAACTAGAGACAGATCTACGGAGAGCCACGAATGGCGCGATCGCAATTAGAGAATTTTATCTTCAAGTTAAGTTAAAAGCTTGAGGATCTTGTGAGGAGAAAGCAATGTTATGTGCTTATAATTCTATTGCGCTCTCAATATTTCGTACTAGTGCCTCTGTAAATCTCGCGGCTGGAACACCATCAACAGCATCATGGTCGAATAATGGGGATTAAAGCCATATCCTGTGCTTCCTGTGTTGAGGGGATAAACTACACGGGCGACGGCTTCATTACCGTCGAGAGTTGCATGGGTTTTGGTAATTTCTTTAGCAGGCGTTCGCACCATAACTAACCTCTTGTGGATATAGAACAGTTATGTAGGGTTATAGTTCTTTATTCACTTTAAAATTAGGTCAAATGTTTGAGGAATTTGTGAAGCAGAAAAATAAATTAGACTTATCGATCGCTACTTGCTCTTACTCACAAGTTCTTCAATTTATTTGCTTATGCTGAGGATAGAAAGAACGAGCAATAAGTTTTTTCTAAAAGAGTAGACGAGTATCATATTTAAATTTTCTCGTCTGTCAGAACGGAGGGCAGTAACTATGAAACTACATTTTCACGGTCGAGATTATGAAGACCCTTACTTAGAATGGCAAGTGAGCGAAGGTGAAATAGGCGGTAAATATCGCGGTACAGCCTGGAAACTCCATCGCCTGAAAGAACCGCACTATATTCCCGCTCATCATGACGAACTAGTATATCGTGGCATTCACTATATCAAATAGTTCTATCTGGAGTTAGCAATGTCTAAAAAAGTTATCAATTTGACTTTACCGATAGTCGAACGAGAAATAGATTTACTCTTGGAAATGTACCCCCATAAACTCCACCAATTGCAGTTAAACAATTCCGACTTACGACAAGAGTTAATCGCTTATATCTTGAATCGCATTCCTAGCGTATATGGAACTATAAACGATGGTGCGCTCGATAATTGCGATCGCGATTTGGAAGCATTCTTAGAATACCAAATTCAGATTGAAGCTTTAGTGTTTCAAGGAATCGATTATCTCGTACCAGCGAAACATTTAGATCGAATTTGCGATTAGAAGATTAAGTCGCTTTGCCAATCGAGTTTAGTTGGTAGTTGAAAAAAGGATAATAGCCATGAAAGCATCAGATATTATGTCCACTAATGTAATTAGTATAGACGGTTTAGCCACGATCGCCGAGGCGGCTAGAGTTATGCAGCGATATCGTCTACGAGCCTTAATTGTCGATCGCGCTTCAGACAAAGATGCTTACGGTATTGTCACCGCAACCGATATTTCGCGAGCCATTGCCAACTCACAGCACCCAGAATTAACCTATGTCTGCGAAGTAATGACCAAGCCTTGTATCGTAGTCAATCCCGATTTAGCAGTAGAACATATTGTCAAATTGTTTTCTAGGGCTAAAATTCGCGTTGCTCCAGTAATCAAAGACAAACTGCTGGGTATTGTTTCTCTA
This region of Myxosarcina sp. GI1 genomic DNA includes:
- a CDS encoding DUF4278 domain-containing protein, giving the protein MKLHFHGRDYEDPYLEWQVSEGEIGGKYRGTAWKLHRLKEPHYIPAHHDELVYRGIHYIK
- a CDS encoding CBS domain-containing protein; the protein is MKASDIMSTNVISIDGLATIAEAARVMQRYRLRALIVDRASDKDAYGIVTATDISRAIANSQHPELTYVCEVMTKPCIVVNPDLAVEHIVKLFSRAKIRVAPVIKDKLLGIVSLTDILSKTNLTVNKGKLQPPNLEEFAELPLDESMDKEWQIETDPLYENWCSG
- a CDS encoding late competence development ComFB family protein — its product is MSKKVINLTLPIVEREIDLLLEMYPHKLHQLQLNNSDLRQELIAYILNRIPSVYGTINDGALDNCDRDLEAFLEYQIQIEALVFQGIDYLVPAKHLDRICD